From bacterium:
CGAGATCGTCACGGTGTCTTCCCAGGTCGAATACATCGGCCGCACGTCGCTTGAACTCGGAGTGGAGGTGTACTCTGAGCATCCGCGCAGCGGCGTACGCCGCAGGACGACCTCATCGCATCTGGCGTTTATCGGGCTCGACGAACACGAGCGCCCCCGTCCGGTGGGGGTGGTGATCACCCCCGCATCCGACGCCGAGGCGGCCATGCACGCGGCGGCCGCCGCGCGAAAAGCCGACCGGACCGCCCGGGCCCGCATCGCGGGGTCCGCCGGCCTGCCCGCGATTCTGGAACACGGACCCGTCCACCGCGCCGTCCAGTTGAGCCGCCTGATCATGCCGGAGGACGCCCTGAGCGGCACCTTGATGTTCGCCGGCAAGCTCCTGGCTATGCTCGACGAGATCGCCGGCATTTCCGCCATCCGGTACTGTCACCTGCCGACCGTGACCGCATCGCTCGATACCGTCTATTTCACGCACCCGCTGCGGGTGGGGCAGGTCGCCGATGTGCGGGCGACGCTGACGCATGTTGGGCGTTCCTCACTGGAGGTGGGCGTGCTGGTGGAGAGCGAGGAGCCGTGGACGGGGCAGCGCCATCACACGTGCACCGCGTTCCTGACGATGGTGCATCTGGATGCGAATGGCCGGCCTGCGCCCGTCCCCGCGTTCACCCCCGACACCCCGGAGGAGCGCCGTCTGTGGCAGCAGGCCGAAGCCCGCCGGGCCCAGCGAAAGCTGCGGATCGCCCGGCTTCGCGCCTCGAGCCGTCGAGATGTCTGACGATATCCTGCAACGGGTCATTCATGTGATGCTCTGGTCCATCGCCCCATTTATCGAGCTCCGCATCGCCATCCCCTATGGGATCACCAAGGGACTGCATCCCCTTGTCGCCATCGCCGCCGCGGTCGCGGCCACGTGGGTGGTGATC
This genomic window contains:
- a CDS encoding acyl-CoA thioesterase, whose protein sequence is EIVTVSSQVEYIGRTSLELGVEVYSEHPRSGVRRRTTSSHLAFIGLDEHERPRPVGVVITPASDAEAAMHAAAAARKADRTARARIAGSAGLPAILEHGPVHRAVQLSRLIMPEDALSGTLMFAGKLLAMLDEIAGISAIRYCHLPTVTASLDTVYFTHPLRVGQVADVRATLTHVGRSSLEVGVLVESEEPWTGQRHHTCTAFLTMVHLDANGRPAPVPAFTPDTPEERRLWQQAEARRAQRKLRIARLRASSRRDV